The genomic interval AAGCATTGACCAGTGCTTTTACAGTATTATAGGGGCCAAAATATTCATCGAAGCGTTCCATGTCTGTACGGGCCTCATTGAGGCGGTCGGCTAAATTTTTGATTTTGTTAGTCAGACGCTTAATCTTATTCTGGTTTAAGTTTAGTTTAATAATACGGGAGACTACTTCTTTTTGTTTGGCTTCCAAGGAATCAATATAATAATTGCGTCTTTTCTCAGACAGTTTGTCTTCTTGCAAGATTTTCATTATTTTAGTGATTTCTTGTTCGCGTTTGCCAATAAACTGAGCCGCTTCTTTGAGTTTTTTACGCATGTTATTGAGTTCGCGTGTCGTGCGTTTACCGCGCGGCATGAGTTCTTTGGTGGTCATTTCATCTTGATCGACCAACTCTTCCCAGTTGCAAATTTCGCGCATCGTGATGGGAGATTCCAGCACTAATTTGCGCAGTTCACGTTCCCGTTCGCGGATATTGCGGGCTAAGGTGATTTCTTCGTCGCGGGTCAGCAAGGGTACGCGGCCCATTTCAGACAAATACATGCGGATGGAATTGGAAATGTCCGGCATGGCGGCGGACCAATCTTCTGAATAAGAGCTGTCCTTCATGTCGGAGCTGGACTTAAATTTTTTGTCGTCCACTACCGCAATTCCCATGTCCTCCAATGTTCCCATTAGTCCGTCTACATCTTCTGCACTGGCAGAATTAGAAGACAAGGAGCGGTTAATTTCGTCTAATGAAACCATGCCGGTTTCTTTTCCCGTTTCCACTAAATCTTTAAAACCTTTATTTCCAGAATTTGCCATTTGTAGTCTACCTCATTACCGCTAATTTTTTAATTTATTTTGCAACTGCGTCATTTTTTGTAGCAGTTCCGCTGGTACCTGTCCGGTGCCGGCGGTTTTAATTTGTTGGCGAACGGCGGCTAATTGTCGCTGAAGTGCTTCTTTTTCTACTGTTTTTTTGCACGCGTCAATGTCGCGTTTCGCCTGAAAATCTTTGGGCACTTGCGTAAGCGAGAGCCGAAGGGCCTGTTGCGTATGTGCCGGTGCTAATGCGCAGACCCGTTCGGTAAAACCCGTCGGATCTGGGTTTTGGGTTGCGGCTTGGCACAGGGCCGTGAGCAGTTGCCCTAAGCTACGGCTGTCAAAGTGTTCTGCCAAGGTTTCGCAACCGCTTGCATACTGCGGATAGCGCAGTAGCCAACTAACTAAATTTTCTTCCGCGGCCAAAAACGTTTCTGCGGCCGGCCGGGAGGTTTGTTGTTGTGCCTTCTGAAAGTGTTTTTGCACACGTGCCGCCGCATTTTCTTTGCTACGCAAACGTTGCAACACTAAAGACTCATCCACTTTCACTTGCTCTGCGACGTATTTGACCCATTCCCGCCGCACAATGCGGTCCGGTTGCTTGAGTAAGGTCTCGGTCAGCTCATCGATGATAGATGTTTTGGCTTGTGCCTGCAAAGGTTGCGGATACAAATCTAATTGTAATTGCGTGTGAAAAGCAATCAAATCTTGCGCTTGATCAAGTACCTGTTCAAATTTTTCCTTTCCGTATTGGGCGATATATTCATCGGGATCCAGTCCGTCGGCCAAGGAAGCAATTCTTACAAATAATCCCTGTTCGATTAAGATGAGCGCGCCCCGCAAAGCGGCTTTAATCCCCGCTGCATCCGGATCAAATAGCACGACCACATTGTCTGTATAGCGTTTTAATAAGCGAGCATGGTCTGCTGTTAAGCTGGTGCCCAACGGAGCAACGGTATATTCAAATCCGGCCTGATGACAGGCAATTACGTCCATATATCCTTCTAATAACACAGCCCGTCCTGCTTTACGGATAGCCGGTCCTGCAAAATTCAGTCCGTACAAAATATGGCTTTTGCTAAAAAGCAAAGTTTCGGGAGAATTGAGATATTTTGGTTCTCCGTCACCTAAAATACGCCCGCCAAATCCCACAGTTTCTCCCCGTTGATTGAGGATGGGGAACATTAAACGCCCCCGGTAATAATCGCGCGGACCATAGCTGGTCAGCGAGCAAAGACCGACTTCTTTTAACTGTTGAGCGGAATAGTGATTGGCCAAGGCCACTTTGCAAAAGTCGGTAGGGTCATTTTTGGCCAGTCCCAGTTCAAATTTCTGAGTTGTTTCCTTGGTCAGACCTCTGCTCTTGATATAATTTCTGGCAGATTCTCCGCCTAAAGACATTAAGTTTTTATGGTAAAAATGTTTGGCAAACTCTAAGGTTTTGCGTGCTTGAATGCGTTGTTGTTCGGCGGGGGAGAAACTGCCTTGTGGTTTGTATTCCACTCCGGCCATGGTGGCCAATTTTTCCAAGGCTTCGTTGAAGGGCAAGTTTTCTATTTTCATCAAAAAGTCGAAAATATCTCCGCCGGTACTGCAACCAAAACAATAAAATAAATTTTTCTCCGGATCAACCGTGAAAGAGGGGGTTTTTTCTTTATGGAACGGGCAACAAGCCTTCCAAGTTTTGCCTGCTTTTTTCAAATGCGGTACGTATTGGCGAATAAATTCCACCAAATCCAAACGCTGCTTAATTTGTTCTACCGTATTGGTTTGAGGCATCATATGATTCAATTTTCAGTCGGTACATCGTACGCGTCCGCCCGCCTGCGCGCGAAAAGACAGAAGACAATAGCCCAACGGTTCCCCGCGGGGCTATTGCCTGTAAAAACTACGTATTAATAACGCCGACGTTTGGTGCGGCGAGCGCGACGTTGCGCTTCTTGTGATTTAATTTTACGTTTTACGCTGGGCGGCATGTAGGTCTCGCGGCGTTTGATTTCCTTGAGAATGCCGTTCTTTTCACATTCGCGTTTGAAGCGTTTAATCGCTTCTTCCAAATGTTCAGCGTCTCTGACTTTCACAAAAACCATTTCGTTTTTCACCACCTTCTGTTTCCAGCAAAAAATCGGTACATATATTATATAAAGTTTTGTACAAAAAAGTCTTTTTTTCGCTCACTTCTCCAAAAAATGCAAGTCACCACTTCACACAAAACTCAGCGCAGTGACGACAAAATAAAAAACGAAAGCGGCTGAGATTCCCGACAGAGACACTCGGGAATGACAATTAAATAATATCATCCCCGAAATTTATAAACGGGGATTTCATCCTTATTTGTTGTTATAAATCGGCCTTGAAGCGTAGTAAAAAAGAGTCTGCAAAGGGGGTAGTCTGTTTGATATGTATGAGCAAAGTGAGTTTATCAAACAGCCGTTTGCAGATTCTTTTTTGCTTATTGGCCGAGAGTCTTTTTGGATACTTTTTCTTCTGAAAGA from Elusimicrobiaceae bacterium carries:
- a CDS encoding 30S ribosomal protein S21 is translated as MVFVKVRDAEHLEEAIKRFKRECEKNGILKEIKRRETYMPPSVKRKIKSQEAQRRARRTKRRRY
- a CDS encoding DNA primase; this encodes MMPQTNTVEQIKQRLDLVEFIRQYVPHLKKAGKTWKACCPFHKEKTPSFTVDPEKNLFYCFGCSTGGDIFDFLMKIENLPFNEALEKLATMAGVEYKPQGSFSPAEQQRIQARKTLEFAKHFYHKNLMSLGGESARNYIKSRGLTKETTQKFELGLAKNDPTDFCKVALANHYSAQQLKEVGLCSLTSYGPRDYYRGRLMFPILNQRGETVGFGGRILGDGEPKYLNSPETLLFSKSHILYGLNFAGPAIRKAGRAVLLEGYMDVIACHQAGFEYTVAPLGTSLTADHARLLKRYTDNVVVLFDPDAAGIKAALRGALILIEQGLFVRIASLADGLDPDEYIAQYGKEKFEQVLDQAQDLIAFHTQLQLDLYPQPLQAQAKTSIIDELTETLLKQPDRIVRREWVKYVAEQVKVDESLVLQRLRSKENAAARVQKHFQKAQQQTSRPAAETFLAAEENLVSWLLRYPQYASGCETLAEHFDSRSLGQLLTALCQAATQNPDPTGFTERVCALAPAHTQQALRLSLTQVPKDFQAKRDIDACKKTVEKEALQRQLAAVRQQIKTAGTGQVPAELLQKMTQLQNKLKN